The genomic region ACGCCAGGCAAAAGTTGGGCAAAACCGTCAATCATAAATTGTACGGCCATAGCGCATAAAATCATACCCATAAAACGCACCACTATCTGCATACCGTTATTGCCCAAAATTTTATAAATATATCTTGACGATAACAAACAAATCGTTACTATAGCGGAACATATGGCAAGCACCAAAACCATGCCTACGGTATTTAACAATGTTTTTGTGTTGTCTGAAAAAAGAATTACTGTTGTTATGGTGCCCGGCCCTACAAACAAAGGCATGGCCACGGGCACAATGATGCTGCTTAACCTAAAGGTAGCTTCTTCAAAAACATTTTGCTGCGCAGCGGGGGCGGCCTGAATACCTTCGTTAGAGAACTTGCTTTTACCCTGCATCATGCGTATACCCACAAGCAAAATTAAAATACCCCCCGCGATTCTAAACGCGGGTATAGTAATGCTAAAAAGGTTTAAAGCGCTTCGGCCTATAAAGAAGAAAAAGATTAAAAGGGCGAAAATTGAAAGCCCCAAAAGAAGGGCTATCGCTCTTTGCATTTTTGGCGAGTCTGTTTGAACATGTTCCAAAAATATAGGCACGTTGCCTATAGGGTTAAGAATTGAAAGAGTACCTACAAAAGCCCCGATCAAAAAAGAAAAATCCATTTTATTTTGCCCTCTATGAATAAAAACACCCCAAGGATTTTCGCTAAGCAGGGTGTTTTTTTATTATGTTTTAAAAGATTAAATCAATATAAATAATTTTGGGCAGTACAGGATTTGAACCTGTGACCTATCGCGTGTGAGGCGATCGCGCTACCGCTGCGCCAACTGCCCTAAATTTACGTTTGTTATATGTATTTTAGCAAATTATTATAACTTTGTTCCCATACCGGTTACGGCATAAAAAACCCCGATCTTGCGTCGGGGGATTTTATTTAAAAAATTAATTGAACTTAACATCTTTAAGTTCGCGGACTAATTTATCCCTTTTTTCCTTAAGTTGTTTTTGCTCGTTTCTGTATGCGCCCCAGTAACTTCTAAACCATTCCGGGTTTTTTTGATAATCCTCGTAAGCGTTAGTTACAGCTTGTTTTAAGCCATACAATCCGTAAAAATTAAGTTCTTCGTCAGACATTTCTAAAAGAGCGGAATCATCACGGTCAAGTTCGGATTGTACCGTATCAGGGATACCGCCCGGAACATAAGAAACAACAAAGTCAGACATACTCCACACAAA from Elusimicrobium minutum Pei191 harbors:
- a CDS encoding MarC family protein gives rise to the protein MDFSFLIGAFVGTLSILNPIGNVPIFLEHVQTDSPKMQRAIALLLGLSIFALLIFFFFIGRSALNLFSITIPAFRIAGGILILLVGIRMMQGKSKFSNEGIQAAPAAQQNVFEEATFRLSSIIVPVAMPLFVGPGTITTVILFSDNTKTLLNTVGMVLVLAICSAIVTICLLSSRYIYKILGNNGMQIVVRFMGMILCAMAVQFMIDGFAQLLPGVLNPDYIHASKFQ